In Onychostoma macrolepis isolate SWU-2019 chromosome 12, ASM1243209v1, whole genome shotgun sequence, a single window of DNA contains:
- the med9 gene encoding mediator of RNA polymerase II transcription subunit 9 has product MASAVAVVEEAEDYSFLPIIHDVIKCMDKDSPDVHQELNKLKTKIQEAREQIAAMPGIDMSPALQESRLRTLREQVQTKNQLLQKYKSLCMFDIPKPS; this is encoded by the exons ATGGCGTCTGCTGTAGCGGTTGTTGAGGAGGCTGAAGATTATTCCTTTTTGCCTATCATTCACGACGTAATAAAATG CATGGACAAAGACAGCCCCGACGTCCACCAGGAGCTGAACAAACTGAAGACGAAGATCCAGGAGGCTCGGGAGCAGATCGCGGCGATGCCGGGGATCGACATGAGTCCCGCGCTGCAGGAGAGCAGACTGCGCACGCTCAGAGAACAGGTCCAGACCAAGAACCAGCTTCTGCAGAAATACAAGAGCCTGTGCATGTTTGACATCCCCAAACCCTCCTGA
- the rasd1 gene encoding dexamethasone-induced Ras-related protein 1, translating to MIKKMSPSENEFDIPAKNCYRMVILGSTKVGKTAIVSRFLNGRFEEQYTPTIEDFHRKLYSIKGDVYQLDILDTSGNHPFPAMRRLSILTGDVFILVFSLDNRESFHEVQRLKQQIYETKSCLKNKTKENVDVPLVICGNKGDREFYREVQREEIEQLIAGDEQCAYFEISAKRNTNVDQMFQRLFTLAKLPNEMSPDLHRKVSVQYCDILHKKSLRNKKIKDGDAYGIVAPFARRPSVHSDLMYIKEKTIGGGQAKDKERCVIS from the exons ATGATTAAGAAAATGAGTCCCTCTGAGAACGAGTTTGACATCCCTGCGAAAAACTGCTACAGGATGGTCATTCTCGGATCCACCAAAGTTGGCAAGACGGCGATAGTGTCTCGCTTCTTGAACGGACGCTTCGAGGAGCAGTACACGCCGACCATAGAGGACTTTCACAGGAAACTCTACAGCATTAAAGGAGATGTATACCAGCTGGACATTTTGGATACCTCGGGGAATCACCCGTTCCCAGCTATGAGGAGACTATCCATTCTCACAG GTGATGTTTTCATCCTGGTTTTCAGTCTGGACAACCGCGAGTCGTTTCATGAGGTGCAGCGGCTCAAGCAGCAGATCTACGAGACCAAGTCCTGCCTTAAAAACAAGACCAAAGAGAACGTGGACGTTCCCCTGGTCATCTGCGGGAACAAAGGCGACCGCGAGTTTTACCGTGAAGTTCAGCGCGAGGAGATCGAGCAGCTGATCGCCGGCGACGAGCAGTGCGCGTACTTTGAGATCTCCGCCAAGAGGAACACTAACGTGGACCAGATGTTCCAGAGACTCTTTACCCTTGCAAAACTGCCCAACGAGATGAGCCCTGACCTCCATCGCAAGGTGTCCGTGCAGTACTGCGACATTCTGCACAAGAAGTCCCTCCGAAACAAGAAGATCAAGGACGGCGACGCGTACGGCATCGTTGCGCCTTTTGCGCGCCGTCCAAGCGTGCACAGTGACTTGATGTACATCAAAGAGAAGACGATAGGAGGCGGCCAGGCGAAGGACAAAGAGAGATGCGTTATCAGCTAA